A single window of Malus sylvestris chromosome 5, drMalSylv7.2, whole genome shotgun sequence DNA harbors:
- the LOC126622125 gene encoding peamaclein-like, with amino-acid sequence MKLYFPLLCFLLLTSSFMDPAMALATSPYCSDKCSTRCAVAGVQDRCMKYCGICCEACKCVPSGTYGNKHECPCYRDKKNDKGKPKCP; translated from the exons ATGAAGCTCTACTTTCCACTCCTCTGTTTCCTTCTTCTTACCTCCTCTTTCATGGATCCAGCCATGGCCCTCGCTACTTCAC CATATTGCAGCGACAAGTGCTCGACGAGGTGTGCAGTAGCAGGAGTTCAGGATCGATGCATGAAGTATTGTGGGATATGCTGTGAAGCGTGCAAGTGTGTGCCGTCTGGGACTTATGGGAACAAGCACGAGTGCCCTTGCTACAGGGACAAGAAGAACGACAAGGGCAAGCCCAAGTGCCCCTAA
- the LOC126622123 gene encoding protein DWD HYPERSENSITIVE TO UV-B 1-like: MAIDVQVLKERYINSCRRHCVLPNPAILSILFKAKVKKYCQEVCSLEISLDHLKDTDFPPLLDLCMELDDSEVEAVDICNKSLYVLDGKYALLLMRAINQKLRVVDLYDLSFGKNFSRDLSQRGLTCQVLNLRSSHFRKLNMMGEFMRIHTLNLDFSTKLTSFQEDCFTCMPNLKCLSLCETRISNLWTTIAVLSKLPSLVELRFQNWLGCNNVGPFSASSSGKPDDKTDSNLPNSVHYGGRPSMCVGEPTDYNSSIEEVLRNLFVVGNMGVNDDEQNMVEDSSDDSELDSPNPLQEHGSAGLLSNVFSGWNRQADPQNENQNEEESLQGTFTRHIGDIELKYISYHASPICFEKHYREYIIASLPHLRSLDNLPIGKIDQERARIKFSECFENLPYQRKHKENVVHMLQKREIRASQTHVQSPGQKSSNLYGKSQHFYTRSLCAAKMGSSAWPFLHPLSVSGSNLGGESRSFRPRQFEYHPSDSSLMVFGTLDGEVVVVNHENEKIVSYIPSSGAMNSVLGLCWLKKYPSKLIAGSDNGSLKLYDIHHTRSMVRGVYHSAGSVTFDEFDQLTSVHVNSTDELFLASGYSRDVSLYDISSGRRLQVFTDMHREHINVLKFANHSPSLFATSSFDKDVKMWDLRQKPIHPCYTSSSPRGNVMVCFSPDDHYLLVSAVDNKVRQLLAVDGRLHLNFEIASTGSSQNYTRSYYMNGRDYIISGSCDEHVVRICCAQTGRRLRDISLEGRGGSGSSMFVQSLRGDPFREFNMSILGTYMRPSSRSEIVKVNMLASSDYAKEHLDGQQPCPTNNMGG, from the exons ATGGCAATCGACGTCCAAGTTTTGAAAGAAAG GTATATTAATTCTTGCAGGAGGCACTGTGTCCTACCAAATCCTGCAATTCTGTCCATTCTCTTCAAG GCTAAGGTTAAAAAATATTGCCAGGAAGTATGTAGCTTGGAGATTTCATTAGACCACCTTAAGGATACTGATTTCCCGCCACTTCTTGATTTATGCATGGAGCTTGATGATTCAGAGGTTGAAGCAGTTGACATATGCAATAAATCATTGTATGTTCTGGATGGAAAATATGCTCTGTTGTTGATGCGCGCTATTAATCAAAAGCTTCGAGTTGTGGATCTCTATGATTTGTCATTTGGAAAGAATTTCTCGAG GGATCTTTCTCAGAGAGGTCTAACATGCCAAGTTTTAAACTTGAGGTCGTCGCATTTTCGGAAGCTCAACATGATGGGGGAGTTCATGCGGATACACACCCTTAACCTTGATTTTAGTACTAAGCTCACTAGTTTTCAGGAGGATTGTTTTACTTGCATGCCCAACCTAAAGTGTCTTTCTCTGTGTGAGACAAGAATTTCAAATCTCTGGACAACCATCGCCGTACTTTCTAAACTCCCTTCTTTGGTTGAACTTCGATTTCAGAATTGGTTGGGCTGCAATAATGTTGGCCCTTTTTCTGCATCATCTAGTGGGAAGCCTGATGACAAAACTGATTCCAATCTGCCAAATAGTGTTCATTATGGTGGGCGACCGTCCATGTGTGTTGGGGAACCAACCGATTACAATTCAAGCATTGAAGAGGTGCTACGGAATTTGTTTGTAGTGGGTAATATGGGTGTAAATGATGATGAACAAAACATGGTTGAAGATTCATCAGATGATAGTGAACTGGACTCACCGAATCCCCTGCAAGAACATGGTTCTGCAGGGCTATTATCAAATGTTTTCTCAGGGTGGAATAGACAGGCCGATCCGCAAAATGAG AACCAAAATGAAGAGGAGTCCTTGCAAGGTACCTTCACAAGGCATATTGGAGacattgaattgaaatatattTCTTATCATGCTTCACCAATATGTTTTGAGAAACATTATAGAGAGTACATAATAGCCTCATTACCTCATTTGAGAAGTTTGGATAACTTGCCTATTGGAAAGATTGATCAGGAAAGGGCGAGGATTAAATTTTCAGAGTGTTTTGAGAATCTACCTTATCAGAGGAAGCATAAAGAGAATGTTGTCCACATGTTACAGAAGCGTGAAATAAGAGCAAGCCAAACTCATGTGCAAAGTCCTGGTCAGAAATCATCAAATCTCTATGGAAAATCTCAACACTTCTATACAAGGTCTCTTTGTGCCGCTAAAATGGGATCTTCTGCCTGGCCTTTCTTGCACCCGCTATCGGTTTCAGGCAGTAACTTGGGAGGTGAAAGTAGGAGCTTTCGCCCTAGGCAGTTTGAGTATCATCCATCTGACTCTAGTCTAATGGTCTTTGGAACATTAGATGGTGAAGTAGTTGTAGTCAACCATGAGAATGAAAAAATTGTCAGTTATATCCCATCATCAGGAGCAATGAATAGTGTCCTGGGACTCTGTTGGCTCAAGAAGTATCCCTCTAAG CTAATAGCTGGGTCAGATAACGGTTCATTGAAATTATATGATATCCATCATACACGATCAATGGTAAGGGGCGTCTACCATAGTGCTGGTTCTGTGACTTTTGACGAGTTTGACCAGTTGACTTCTGTTCATGTTAACTCCACGGACGAACTATTTCTTGCTAGTGGATACTCAAGAGATGTTTCTTTGTATGACATAAGTAGTGGAAGACGCTTACAGGTGTTTACTGATATGCATCGGGAGCATATTAATGTACTGAAGTTTGCAAACCATTCCCCATCTCTTTTTGCGACTTCTTCATTTGATAAGGATGTCAAGATGTGGGATCTAAGACAGAAGCCAATACATCCTTGCTATACTTCTTCAAGCCCTAGGGGTAATGTGATGGTTTGCTTTTCTCCAGATGATCATTATCTTCTAGTGTCAGCTGTTGACAATAAG GTTCGACAACTTCTGGCAGTTGATGGGAGACTTCACTTGAATTTTGAGATAGCCTCTACAGGAAGCTCTCAGAATTACACCCGATCCTATTACATGAATGGAAGGGATTATATCATCAGCGGGAGTTGTGATGAGCATGTAGTCCGCATATGTTGTGCTCAAACTGGGAGGCGGCTGAGGGATATATCTTTGGAG GGACGAGGAGGATCTGGAAGTTCTATGTTTGTGCAATCGTTAAGGGGAGATCCTTTCAGA GAATTCAACATGAGCATCTTGGGAACATATATGCGTCCAAGCTCGAGGTCCGAAATTGTCAAG GTCAACATGCTAGCATCCAGTGACTATGCCAAGGAACACCTTGATGGTCAGCAGCCTTGCCCAACCAATAATATGGGAGGTTGA